In a single window of the Nodularia spumigena CCY9414 genome:
- a CDS encoding AI-2E family transporter — MTNDQRKSISLADLLLIVAVFFFVVLLWQLRSLILTLMIAVVIAAAIAPLVNAAEKLHLPRWLGVIVVYLSLIFGLIGAGLIIGPSVSEQIQRLASKLPIYLDNLLIAAENFAFRLGITQIESVEEFFDIQSLTNWLFRSSQQLVVRSFGFTRGFIGGVVNLILALVMSGYMVAGSKNLIKGLVSLFPQPWDERLADQVIPISRRMGGYIQGRVLVSAILGVVITLGLRILGLSEFALALGVIAGFTNLIPFVGPVLGAVPALIVAIPQSGLTFLWVLLLFVLIQNLETYVLDPLLVGSSVRVRPLYQLLAVLGGTQVLGIIGAVIVPPWVAGVGVLVENLYLQPKLLNEEKSAIYKLPLNSDNQPTSDSGNISDGVSQSVEK, encoded by the coding sequence ATGACCAATGACCAGCGTAAATCTATTTCCTTAGCTGACCTCTTGCTAATTGTCGCCGTTTTCTTTTTTGTAGTCTTACTGTGGCAATTACGCAGCTTGATATTAACTCTAATGATAGCTGTAGTCATAGCAGCTGCGATCGCGCCCTTAGTAAACGCCGCCGAAAAATTGCATCTTCCCCGTTGGCTAGGTGTAATAGTCGTGTATCTTAGCCTAATTTTTGGTTTAATTGGCGCAGGTTTAATCATTGGACCATCTGTTTCAGAGCAAATTCAGCGATTAGCTAGTAAACTGCCCATTTATTTAGATAATTTGTTAATTGCGGCGGAAAATTTCGCCTTCCGATTGGGAATCACTCAAATCGAGTCAGTAGAAGAATTCTTTGATATTCAATCACTAACAAATTGGTTATTTCGTTCTAGTCAGCAGTTAGTTGTGCGTTCCTTCGGCTTTACTCGTGGCTTTATTGGCGGCGTAGTAAACTTGATTTTAGCCTTGGTAATGTCCGGCTATATGGTAGCTGGAAGTAAAAACTTAATTAAAGGTTTGGTGAGTTTGTTTCCCCAACCGTGGGATGAACGTCTAGCCGACCAAGTTATCCCGATTTCTCGCCGCATGGGGGGATATATTCAAGGACGAGTTTTAGTTTCCGCAATTTTAGGGGTTGTGATTACTTTGGGTTTGAGAATTTTGGGACTATCAGAATTTGCCTTAGCACTGGGCGTAATTGCTGGGTTTACCAACTTAATTCCCTTTGTCGGTCCAGTATTAGGGGCTGTTCCGGCTTTAATTGTCGCAATTCCTCAAAGTGGCTTGACTTTTCTCTGGGTATTGCTGTTATTTGTGTTAATCCAAAATTTAGAAACTTATGTACTTGACCCGTTACTGGTAGGTTCTTCAGTGCGAGTCCGTCCTTTATATCAACTTTTAGCAGTGCTGGGAGGAACCCAAGTTTTAGGCATTATTGGCGCTGTCATTGTCCCCCCTTGGGTAGCTGGTGTTGGTGTACTTGTGGAAAATCTCTATTTACAGCCAAAATTGTTAAATGAAGAAAAATCCGCTATTTACAAATTACCTTTAAACTCAGATAATCAACCAACATCAGATTCAGGTAATATATCCGATGGTGTTTCTCAAAGTGTGGAAAAATAA
- a CDS encoding TldD/PmbA family protein, with protein MWTELTQAIANIDIPADWIGIRAVKKNTSTRHVRDGLPQINGKTSTMGAMLEVLVNGCLGYAATNSLELPSLQAAAQTAYKQALAASKWWIYPFQESQRPKVVGEYNSPISQPFDTLSPGEINHLLMRVCQTMKVDDKIVQTSASASTSERETWFVSSNGSEVYQKIVSLGTHYGAIAQDGTVVQQRSNNGWQAHCYQGGWELLKQDQLWPRVQQVGEQAIELLTAAECPNTRTDLVLAPDQMMLQIHESVGHPLEIDRILGDERNYAGGSFVKTSDFGNLVYGSPLMNITFDPTVPGQFASYGFDDTGAVATREYVIKAGVLQRGLGSLESQARAGISGVACARASSWNRPPIDRMANLNLEPGNATLEEMIGGIEHGVYMESNRSWSIDDQRYKFQFGCEYAKLIENGKLTKTLKNPNYRATTPEFWQSLTQVGNNDNWEMYGTAMCGKGEPNQAIWVGHGSPVCVFANVEVFGGGH; from the coding sequence ATGTGGACTGAACTTACACAAGCGATCGCTAATATCGATATTCCGGCTGATTGGATTGGCATTAGAGCCGTCAAAAAAAATACCTCAACTCGTCATGTTCGGGATGGCTTACCCCAAATCAACGGTAAAACCTCCACAATGGGGGCGATGCTAGAAGTTTTAGTCAATGGTTGTCTTGGTTATGCAGCCACAAACTCTCTAGAATTACCATCACTACAAGCAGCAGCCCAAACAGCTTATAAACAAGCCCTAGCAGCTAGCAAATGGTGGATATATCCCTTTCAAGAAAGTCAACGCCCCAAAGTCGTAGGAGAATATAACTCACCCATTTCACAGCCATTTGATACACTCAGCCCTGGTGAAATCAACCATTTGCTGATGCGTGTGTGTCAAACCATGAAAGTTGACGACAAAATAGTGCAAACCTCAGCCAGCGCCAGCACCAGCGAAAGAGAAACTTGGTTTGTCAGCAGCAACGGCTCAGAAGTCTATCAAAAGATAGTCTCATTAGGAACACATTATGGGGCGATCGCTCAAGATGGTACAGTAGTCCAACAACGCAGTAATAATGGTTGGCAAGCACACTGTTATCAAGGCGGATGGGAACTATTAAAACAAGACCAATTATGGCCGCGAGTCCAGCAAGTTGGAGAACAAGCCATAGAACTTTTAACAGCCGCAGAATGTCCCAACACCCGCACAGATTTAGTTTTAGCACCAGACCAAATGATGCTGCAAATTCACGAAAGCGTCGGACATCCCCTAGAAATTGACCGAATTTTAGGAGACGAGCGCAACTACGCCGGCGGTAGCTTCGTGAAAACCAGCGACTTTGGGAACCTAGTCTATGGTTCACCACTGATGAACATCACCTTTGACCCCACAGTACCCGGTCAATTTGCCAGCTACGGATTTGATGATACAGGGGCAGTGGCGACACGAGAGTATGTCATTAAAGCAGGGGTATTACAAAGAGGTTTAGGCAGCCTAGAAAGCCAAGCCAGAGCCGGGATATCAGGGGTAGCTTGCGCCCGTGCATCCTCATGGAATCGTCCCCCCATCGACCGCATGGCGAATTTAAACCTAGAACCAGGAAACGCCACCCTAGAAGAAATGATTGGCGGAATTGAACACGGCGTTTACATGGAATCAAATCGCTCTTGGTCAATAGACGACCAGCGTTATAAATTTCAATTTGGTTGTGAATACGCCAAATTAATCGAAAACGGTAAACTCACCAAAACCCTAAAAAATCCCAACTATCGAGCCACCACCCCAGAATTTTGGCAAAGCCTTACCCAAGTAGGGAATAATGACAACTGGGAAATGTATGGTACAGCCATGTGTGGAAAAGGCGAACCCAACCAAGCCATTTGGGTAGGACACGGTTCACCAGTTTGCGTATTTGCTAACGTCGAAGTCTTTGGTGGTGGTCATTAG
- the cysS gene encoding cysteine--tRNA ligase has product MTLTLYNTLTRRQEAFATVEPGKVKMYYCGVTVYDYCHLGHARACIVWDVVRRYLQFIGYEVRYIQNFTDIDDKILKRSREEHSSMEAVAERYINAYFEDMGRLGIKPADEYPRATHTMNGIQRLIHELENKGFAYPADGDVYYAVRQFNEYGKLSGRKLEDMQAGASERVQVEDPEYQKKKDPFDFALWKAAKPGEPAWESSWGAGRPGWHIECSAMVRDRLGDTIDIHAGGADLIFPHHENEIAQSEAVTGKPLATYWLHNGMVKVDGEKMSKSLGNFTTIRDLLDRGVEPMAVRLFVLMAQYRKPIDFTDDAIAAATNGWHTLKEGLLFGYEYGGVGSGEKLTSEIHIQRFQEAVNDDFNFPGGLAVLFELAKELRRQGNIIVHQGKTETSPEELQKQWQTLVILAEVFGLVAQPEAENAIIEGLSDAEIENLIQQRQAARKSKNFAESDRIRDQLQAEGITLIDSRDGTRWHR; this is encoded by the coding sequence ATGACCCTAACTCTTTACAATACTCTCACCCGTCGTCAAGAAGCATTCGCCACAGTGGAACCAGGTAAGGTTAAAATGTACTACTGCGGTGTGACGGTGTATGATTACTGCCATTTGGGTCATGCCAGAGCTTGTATAGTGTGGGATGTAGTGCGTCGATACCTCCAGTTTATCGGTTATGAGGTGCGTTATATCCAAAATTTTACCGATATTGATGACAAAATTCTCAAGCGTTCGCGCGAAGAACACTCATCGATGGAAGCTGTGGCGGAACGTTATATCAACGCCTATTTTGAGGATATGGGACGGTTGGGAATTAAACCAGCTGATGAATATCCCCGTGCGACTCATACCATGAATGGCATTCAGCGCTTAATTCATGAGTTGGAAAATAAAGGTTTTGCTTACCCTGCTGACGGTGATGTTTACTATGCAGTCCGGCAGTTTAATGAATATGGTAAGCTTTCTGGGCGCAAACTGGAAGATATGCAAGCCGGAGCGAGCGAGCGCGTACAAGTAGAAGATCCAGAATATCAGAAAAAGAAAGACCCTTTTGATTTTGCCCTGTGGAAAGCCGCGAAACCAGGAGAACCCGCTTGGGAATCATCTTGGGGCGCAGGTCGTCCGGGATGGCATATTGAATGCTCGGCAATGGTGCGCGATCGCCTGGGTGATACCATAGACATTCACGCTGGTGGTGCTGACTTAATTTTCCCCCACCATGAAAACGAAATTGCCCAATCAGAAGCAGTCACAGGTAAACCCCTAGCGACTTACTGGCTACATAACGGCATGGTCAAAGTTGATGGTGAAAAAATGTCCAAATCCTTGGGCAATTTTACCACCATTCGCGACTTGCTAGATAGAGGCGTTGAGCCAATGGCAGTGCGGTTATTTGTGCTGATGGCGCAATATAGGAAACCTATAGATTTTACCGACGATGCGATCGCAGCTGCAACGAATGGCTGGCATACCCTCAAAGAAGGTTTACTTTTTGGCTATGAATATGGGGGAGTGGGGAGTGGGGAAAAGCTAACTTCGGAAATTCACATTCAGCGTTTCCAAGAAGCTGTAAATGATGACTTTAATTTTCCCGGTGGTTTAGCAGTCTTGTTTGAACTAGCCAAGGAACTGCGCCGCCAAGGAAATATAATTGTGCATCAAGGAAAAACCGAAACATCTCCAGAAGAGTTACAAAAACAATGGCAAACCCTGGTTATTTTAGCAGAAGTCTTCGGTTTAGTCGCCCAACCAGAAGCGGAAAATGCTATAATAGAGGGTTTAAGTGATGCCGAAATTGAGAACTTGATTCAACAACGACAAGCCGCCCGAAAATCCAAGAATTTTGCCGAAAGCGATCGCATTCGTGACCAATTACAAGCAGAAGGTATTACATTAATTGATAGCCGTGATGGTACTCGCTGGCATCGTTAG